A part of Pelagicoccus enzymogenes genomic DNA contains:
- a CDS encoding sugar nucleotide-binding protein produces MIALVGSTGYVGSAFRQLLEGKGVAFKTLSGRQIANGSKKDFADALKDAGATFLVNCAGYTGKPNVDACELDKGNCLDGNAVLPGVIREVCGDLSIGWGHVSSGCIFGGERPGGGGWREDDAPNFSFRKPPCSFYSGTKALGEEVLGYREVDRGDGQWPAWEHESSPEGYVWRLRIPFNHLDNPRNYLTKVQSYATLLQATNSLSQLEDFVAACYECVEKQVPYGIYNVTNPGAVTTSQVVELIKKTGVNGKEFQFFEDEADFMSKAAKTPRSNCVLDESKLRDAGVIMRPVEEALEWSLKNWRKA; encoded by the coding sequence TCATGATAGCACTCGTAGGTTCCACCGGCTACGTCGGTAGCGCATTTCGCCAATTGCTCGAGGGCAAGGGCGTCGCCTTCAAAACGCTTAGCGGCCGCCAGATCGCTAACGGGTCCAAGAAGGACTTCGCCGACGCCCTCAAGGACGCCGGCGCCACCTTCCTGGTCAACTGCGCCGGCTACACCGGCAAGCCCAACGTCGACGCCTGCGAGCTGGACAAGGGGAACTGCCTCGACGGCAACGCCGTACTGCCGGGCGTGATACGCGAGGTCTGCGGCGACCTGTCCATCGGCTGGGGCCACGTCTCCAGCGGCTGCATCTTCGGCGGCGAGCGCCCGGGAGGCGGCGGCTGGCGCGAGGACGACGCACCGAACTTCTCCTTCCGCAAGCCGCCTTGCTCCTTCTACAGCGGCACCAAGGCCTTGGGCGAAGAGGTGCTCGGCTACCGCGAGGTCGACCGCGGCGACGGCCAGTGGCCCGCCTGGGAGCACGAGTCCTCTCCCGAAGGCTACGTATGGAGATTGCGGATACCGTTCAACCACCTCGACAATCCCCGCAACTACCTGACCAAGGTGCAGAGCTACGCCACCTTGCTGCAGGCCACCAACTCGCTCAGCCAGCTGGAGGACTTCGTGGCCGCCTGCTACGAGTGCGTGGAGAAGCAGGTTCCCTACGGGATCTACAACGTGACCAACCCCGGGGCCGTCACCACCTCCCAAGTGGTGGAGCTGATCAAGAAGACGGGCGTCAACGGCAAGGAGTTCCAGTTCTTCGAGGACGAGGCGGACTTCATGTCCAAGGCGGCCAAGACCCCGCGCTCGAACTGCGTGCTCGACGAAAGCAAGCTGCGCGACGCCGGCGTCAT